A window of the Bacteroidota bacterium genome harbors these coding sequences:
- a CDS encoding DUF433 domain-containing protein, translating to MEQIFGRITIDPAVLGGKPTFRHKRIAVETILEFLAAGESTEEILKQFPSLEDADIRAAQLARLP from the coding sequence ATGGAGCAAATCTTTGGTCGCATCACAATTGACCCAGCGGTTCTTGGTGGCAAGCCGACGTTTCGCCACAAGCGGATTGCGGTCGAGACCATCCTCGAGTTTCTCGCTGCTGGTGAAAGCACGGAAGAGATACTGAAGCAATTTCCTTCACTCGAAGATGCGGACATTCGAGCGGCTCAATTGGCCCGCTTACCTTAA
- a CDS encoding patatin-like phospholipase family protein, giving the protein MARVALLLITGFLIGCPLHAQPLPESTRLPHPPGIALVLSGGGAKGFSHIGVLEVLDSAHVPIDLIVGTSIGAAIGGLYAAGYSPQDLEKFATTTDWPEILGLEDETHRAERIMSQKDADRALLSLRFKGFLHPVIPQAISSGQRLTMLLNSMVLRAPSGVPNDFLRDLRVPFAAVTTDIVRGERRLLTSGDLTEALRASATLPLRFSPLPQDSTILMDGGLMANIPVDVARGLGASQIIVSNATAPLRSREELNTPWDVADQVISLMMQRQYASELLQANIIITPEATQHGDYDAISIAEAIESGRVAARAMLTRIAALAATDPPATVAAGEPVLDSLVRLRVITRGRINYDPDYAKAWIGHQLRSESLGELEHATIQDYRSRGFSLVRIDSVVLHPSSRSADLFVDAGSIANIVVRGVGMTESSLATGELPFAIGDVFRATQADRALKNLIGTGLFDFAILQISYDSLWPGTRLLTREDTMLSPPSRTTLHGPTVLVTVHARASNVLRLGVLADNEFGAQFSVELANENIAGSGVEYSLMGNLGPASRNASLTLEAPRLLRGFALLEAAVYTGYLDIPSYSLQTITEDNRISSTTTDAVREERDLGVRLKAGGQVERLGAITGEVRSEHQRWFSVRDLDPVVNTLLLNAVRGELIIDSRNDASYPHDGTFVRAYAETGQPVAGGSPAYTKLYLDVEQAIPVSGLHAIVPRFRIGFADAALPQLEQFNLGGMESFYGLNAYELRGKQMIAGSITYQIEIPHVLYFPTFVSFRYDLGETWPEPEEIKWETLVDGIGAQVGLKTPIGLARFGIGENFRFVQLGSHRLAWNTPRFYFSIGSNL; this is encoded by the coding sequence ATGGCCCGCGTCGCTCTACTTCTGATTACTGGATTTTTGATTGGATGCCCGCTACATGCGCAGCCGCTTCCTGAATCCACGCGGCTGCCACATCCGCCGGGGATCGCCCTTGTGCTGTCCGGCGGGGGGGCAAAGGGCTTCTCTCATATTGGCGTCCTCGAGGTCCTCGATAGCGCACATGTTCCGATCGATCTTATTGTGGGCACGAGTATTGGCGCGGCCATCGGCGGACTCTATGCTGCCGGTTACTCACCACAAGATCTGGAGAAGTTTGCCACGACCACGGATTGGCCTGAGATTCTTGGCCTCGAGGACGAAACGCATCGGGCAGAGCGTATCATGTCACAGAAGGATGCAGATCGAGCATTGCTTTCCCTTCGCTTTAAGGGCTTTCTTCATCCGGTGATCCCGCAGGCCATTTCCAGCGGCCAACGACTGACCATGCTTTTGAATTCGATGGTGCTCCGCGCACCGTCCGGCGTACCGAATGACTTCCTTCGCGATCTACGCGTGCCGTTTGCCGCAGTCACGACGGACATTGTGCGCGGTGAGCGGAGGCTCCTGACCAGCGGCGATCTGACCGAAGCGCTTCGGGCCAGTGCCACGCTTCCGCTTCGGTTTAGCCCGCTGCCACAGGATTCGACGATCCTGATGGATGGAGGTCTGATGGCGAATATCCCGGTCGATGTCGCTCGCGGTTTAGGAGCATCGCAAATTATTGTTTCGAATGCGACTGCGCCGTTACGATCCCGCGAGGAGTTGAATACTCCATGGGATGTCGCCGATCAGGTAATTTCGTTGATGATGCAGCGTCAATACGCCTCTGAGCTATTGCAGGCCAACATTATTATCACACCCGAGGCCACTCAACATGGTGACTATGATGCGATCAGCATTGCGGAAGCGATCGAATCCGGGCGCGTGGCTGCTCGTGCGATGTTGACGCGCATTGCAGCATTGGCCGCAACCGATCCACCTGCGACAGTTGCTGCAGGCGAACCCGTCCTCGATTCACTCGTCAGACTTCGCGTGATTACGCGTGGAAGGATAAATTACGATCCCGACTATGCAAAGGCGTGGATCGGCCATCAGCTCCGTTCTGAATCATTGGGCGAACTCGAGCACGCAACGATCCAGGACTACCGTTCTCGCGGCTTCAGCCTTGTTCGAATCGATAGCGTTGTGCTCCATCCTTCGAGCCGGTCTGCCGACCTATTCGTTGATGCCGGTTCGATTGCGAACATTGTGGTTCGAGGCGTTGGGATGACGGAATCCAGCCTGGCCACGGGTGAATTGCCATTTGCCATCGGTGATGTGTTTCGGGCCACCCAGGCCGATCGGGCATTGAAGAACCTTATTGGCACAGGACTCTTCGATTTTGCAATCCTTCAAATTTCCTACGATTCCTTGTGGCCCGGAACGCGGCTTCTCACTCGTGAGGATACCATGCTATCGCCACCATCACGCACTACCCTTCATGGCCCGACCGTGCTCGTCACGGTGCATGCCCGAGCCTCGAATGTCCTTCGTTTGGGAGTTCTGGCCGATAATGAGTTTGGCGCTCAGTTCTCCGTTGAGTTAGCGAATGAGAATATCGCCGGCAGCGGCGTCGAGTATTCGCTCATGGGTAATCTTGGGCCGGCGTCACGCAATGCTTCGCTCACGTTGGAGGCGCCGCGCCTGTTGCGCGGCTTCGCACTGTTGGAGGCGGCGGTCTATACCGGCTATCTCGACATTCCATCCTATTCACTCCAAACGATCACCGAAGATAATCGGATTAGCAGCACCACTACCGATGCCGTGCGTGAAGAACGCGATCTTGGCGTTCGATTGAAAGCTGGCGGGCAGGTCGAGCGGCTGGGCGCAATCACGGGCGAGGTCCGGAGTGAGCATCAGCGCTGGTTCTCCGTCCGCGATCTCGACCCGGTTGTCAATACGCTCCTTCTGAACGCCGTGCGAGGCGAGCTCATCATCGATTCGCGCAATGACGCCTCGTACCCGCACGATGGCACCTTCGTACGAGCCTACGCCGAAACCGGTCAGCCGGTTGCCGGCGGAAGTCCCGCCTATACGAAGCTCTATCTCGACGTGGAACAAGCGATTCCGGTTTCGGGCTTGCACGCAATCGTCCCGCGCTTTCGCATTGGGTTCGCGGATGCAGCGTTACCGCAACTCGAACAGTTCAACCTTGGCGGCATGGAGTCCTTTTATGGGTTGAACGCCTATGAACTCCGTGGCAAACAGATGATCGCCGGGAGCATTACGTATCAGATCGAGATCCCTCATGTGCTTTACTTCCCTACATTCGTTTCCTTCCGGTACGATCTCGGCGAAACCTGGCCGGAACCCGAAGAGATCAAGTGGGAAACGCTCGTCGATGGCATCGGCGCTCAAGTCGGCCTAAAGACACCGATCGGGCTGGCGCGCTTCGGCATCGGCGAGAACTTTCGGTTTGTACAGCTAGGCTCGCACCGGCTTGCCTGGAACACTCCCCGGTTTTATTTTTCTATCGGCTCCAACCTTTAG
- a CDS encoding AAA family ATPase — protein MNSLCHKYLNQNILPFVGREGELRRLSGLFREFLEEGESKYALITGESGGGKSRLVREFEDYLTREYGESCTIVHARYLEGNAAALQPIVNAFGATLAHQEHLAQLLRSLRILKGETATANSSGSGLLLETESGPPALQILLDSMTELARRYPLVIILEDVHNIEDLPLFDQFFLGLSSASKFVILTERTHISSGTGRNSDGRTSGRSEHPRGYGSEHLMREIALREERASEILNLTDLPPSDVGRMFQMLFEIAPSERLIETIRDRTSGRPLRLRTMLRQLVSAGVVQYDQGHWMEDEHAELEAATQDAGETEALVRFQRELERLNEHEQIVIAHAALLGEQFDLHLLRKVLTYRLGAQDLSDEIFQRSIDLLTFKSIIRRATPSIVLSAEPIEDRSSPLDDRSSNGCYEFSHQHFWNTVLDQARGSVVREHDLVLAIVWIAGRDRLPLYSSAFLTVTGLPFTLSKLGAAGDGSSTMPERAEYFLHWSTGVVKSLWSQEPQQCLRLLMALRPIRDEITWRFGPDLSEAAMSDLLELHSLLVEALRATSPIEAERDLEHAAVLNKFIQSSAIYSPILKGIAKGKVACMRAILHHGRTSYAEFERWAAEARSALSSVPETNLERARLLTLLVRTKGEALLNSGRLREADALIEEGMPVAQLLAESRFDEYSLYYRVAVNSKLKQDQNAQASELTEQIMALAKQRGNTLVETMFLVQAALAAFATGDLKSAARYCDLGLQNGRRYGIRFAEIMSNLWRMIIAGVTQDPEKVRECSQQLAALVEDARVVAQSPNLLQRISLIEGRATAMNFLGRYHAGLEFAEEAIQLARSHDHESFAAWAQNEKALALVGLGRYEDALAVATASIELAGEQLTARRTARTALIGAYAGLGRIDEARREVENLRPDYKERNPYFLRFALAEARLLRQALGQARDGNERQSIRAHLANRVADIRSLAEQWDAPELRERIQKEFEDSIPKQNEWRSPTALSTSATVQESNGESEDSATIRICTFGSLAIERLDTMEDSFHENGSGRDGRERDGRDRDGREGRERERDRETKVRQLIALLVTMRAEAVDSRTSSKGFAGSGISRETLIDRLWPDGIGGPDGAGAGNAVHTTVKRARAFLGGSETIILTEDGYQLSPTVETDCELVLRHYADARQARKRNALFSVSFHYEQIVRLTDGGPFLEGIYGPWIDGMRSRLATLRRTAALRLIQTDLERGLFDRVEEMCHKLLALDEFDEEALRGLLIVSARRRQTGKLAKIFSDYSQKLKLEFKSEPSADLLALYSDLTTGVAVE, from the coding sequence ATGAATTCCCTATGTCATAAGTATTTGAATCAGAATATCCTGCCCTTTGTGGGTCGGGAAGGGGAGTTGCGTCGTCTTTCGGGGCTATTTCGTGAATTTCTGGAAGAAGGCGAGTCGAAGTATGCGTTGATTACTGGGGAGTCCGGCGGCGGAAAATCGCGATTGGTGCGCGAATTCGAAGATTATCTGACTCGGGAGTATGGGGAGTCGTGTACGATTGTGCATGCCCGCTATCTCGAAGGGAATGCCGCCGCCCTGCAGCCGATTGTCAATGCATTCGGCGCAACATTAGCACACCAGGAGCACCTCGCGCAGTTATTACGCAGCCTTCGTATCTTGAAGGGCGAAACCGCGACGGCTAATTCCTCCGGGTCTGGTCTGCTGCTCGAAACCGAGTCCGGTCCTCCCGCACTCCAGATACTGCTCGACTCGATGACCGAACTGGCGCGGCGATATCCGCTCGTCATCATTCTGGAGGATGTCCATAATATTGAAGACCTTCCGCTTTTCGATCAGTTCTTTCTTGGTCTGTCGTCAGCATCGAAATTTGTAATTCTTACGGAGCGCACCCATATCAGCTCCGGCACCGGACGAAATTCGGATGGCCGCACTTCCGGAAGGAGCGAGCATCCGCGCGGCTACGGCTCCGAGCATCTGATGCGGGAGATCGCGCTACGCGAAGAACGCGCAAGTGAAATCCTGAATCTCACAGACTTGCCACCGAGTGACGTCGGGCGGATGTTCCAGATGTTGTTTGAAATCGCACCGAGTGAACGGCTGATCGAGACCATTCGCGACCGGACATCGGGCCGGCCGCTTCGGCTGCGCACGATGCTGCGGCAACTCGTTTCTGCCGGCGTTGTCCAGTACGATCAGGGTCATTGGATGGAGGACGAGCACGCGGAGTTGGAAGCAGCGACGCAGGATGCCGGTGAAACCGAAGCCCTCGTCCGATTCCAGCGGGAGCTCGAACGATTGAACGAGCACGAGCAAATCGTGATCGCCCATGCCGCGCTGCTCGGCGAGCAGTTCGATCTCCATTTGCTCCGGAAAGTACTGACGTATCGTCTTGGCGCGCAAGATCTTTCGGACGAAATTTTTCAGCGGTCGATCGATCTGCTAACCTTCAAATCGATTATTCGCCGGGCCACGCCCTCGATCGTATTGTCCGCCGAGCCGATCGAGGACCGGTCATCCCCACTCGATGATCGATCGTCGAACGGATGCTATGAATTTTCGCACCAGCATTTCTGGAATACGGTGCTCGATCAGGCGCGGGGCAGTGTAGTGCGCGAGCATGATTTGGTGCTGGCGATCGTCTGGATAGCCGGGCGCGACCGGCTGCCGCTCTATAGCAGCGCATTCCTGACGGTCACCGGACTTCCATTCACGCTTTCGAAGCTGGGCGCCGCGGGTGATGGATCGTCCACGATGCCGGAGCGGGCCGAGTATTTTCTCCATTGGTCGACCGGTGTCGTCAAATCGCTTTGGTCGCAGGAGCCGCAACAATGCTTGCGTCTGCTGATGGCCCTGCGTCCGATTCGAGATGAGATCACCTGGCGCTTCGGCCCGGATCTGAGCGAAGCGGCCATGAGTGACTTGTTGGAGTTGCACAGTCTACTCGTCGAAGCGTTGCGCGCAACGTCCCCCATCGAAGCGGAGCGAGATCTGGAGCACGCGGCGGTCCTCAACAAGTTTATTCAATCGTCCGCCATATATTCTCCAATACTAAAAGGGATCGCTAAAGGCAAAGTCGCCTGCATGCGGGCGATCTTGCACCACGGCCGCACATCCTACGCGGAGTTCGAACGGTGGGCCGCTGAGGCGCGCTCCGCACTTTCCTCAGTGCCGGAAACAAATTTGGAGCGGGCGCGGCTGCTTACACTTTTAGTGCGTACCAAGGGCGAGGCGCTGCTGAATTCCGGCCGGCTCCGCGAGGCCGATGCACTCATCGAGGAAGGCATGCCCGTGGCGCAGTTGCTCGCCGAGTCGCGCTTCGATGAGTATTCGCTCTACTACCGCGTCGCCGTTAACAGCAAGCTGAAACAGGATCAGAACGCGCAAGCCAGCGAGCTGACCGAACAGATCATGGCGCTCGCCAAGCAGCGGGGCAATACGCTGGTCGAGACGATGTTCCTGGTACAAGCAGCGCTCGCCGCCTTCGCCACCGGCGATCTCAAATCCGCGGCGCGCTACTGCGATCTCGGACTTCAGAATGGACGCCGCTACGGCATTCGCTTTGCCGAAATCATGAGTAATCTCTGGCGCATGATCATCGCCGGTGTTACGCAGGACCCGGAAAAAGTCCGTGAGTGCTCGCAACAACTTGCGGCCCTGGTCGAAGATGCGCGCGTCGTGGCCCAGTCACCGAATTTACTCCAACGAATATCACTCATCGAAGGCCGCGCGACCGCGATGAATTTTTTGGGTCGCTACCACGCGGGACTCGAATTTGCCGAAGAGGCGATCCAGCTCGCACGCAGCCACGACCATGAGTCCTTCGCGGCCTGGGCGCAGAATGAAAAGGCACTGGCACTCGTCGGCCTGGGACGCTACGAGGATGCCCTTGCGGTGGCAACCGCCTCGATCGAGTTAGCCGGGGAACAACTCACGGCCAGGCGCACCGCTCGCACCGCGTTGATCGGTGCCTACGCCGGACTTGGACGGATCGATGAAGCGCGGCGTGAAGTGGAGAACCTTCGGCCGGACTACAAAGAGCGCAATCCCTATTTTCTCCGCTTTGCGCTGGCCGAGGCCCGATTGCTCCGGCAGGCCCTGGGACAGGCGCGCGATGGGAACGAGCGTCAGAGTATTCGTGCGCATCTTGCCAATCGTGTTGCCGATATTCGTTCGCTTGCCGAGCAATGGGACGCGCCCGAACTGCGAGAGCGAATCCAGAAAGAGTTTGAAGATTCCATTCCGAAGCAAAACGAATGGCGCTCGCCAACCGCGCTTTCCACATCCGCAACGGTGCAGGAGTCGAATGGTGAATCAGAGGATTCGGCCACGATCCGCATTTGCACATTCGGATCGTTAGCCATCGAGCGGCTCGACACAATGGAGGATAGCTTCCACGAGAACGGTTCGGGCCGCGATGGACGTGAACGCGATGGCCGCGATCGCGATGGACGAGAAGGCAGAGAACGAGAGCGTGACCGCGAGACAAAAGTCCGGCAATTGATTGCATTGCTCGTGACAATGCGCGCCGAGGCCGTGGACTCTCGGACCTCCTCCAAAGGATTTGCCGGAAGTGGCATCTCACGCGAAACGCTGATCGATCGGCTCTGGCCTGATGGCATTGGCGGACCAGACGGCGCCGGCGCCGGTAACGCCGTGCATACGACTGTCAAGCGCGCGCGCGCGTTTTTGGGTGGGTCCGAAACCATTATCCTCACCGAAGATGGCTATCAGCTCTCTCCGACAGTCGAAACCGATTGCGAACTCGTGCTCCGGCATTACGCAGACGCGCGGCAAGCCCGCAAACGCAACGCACTTTTTTCCGTCTCATTTCACTACGAGCAGATTGTTCGCCTGACGGACGGCGGACCGTTTCTCGAAGGGATTTATGGTCCCTGGATCGATGGCATGCGCTCGCGGCTCGCCACGCTCCGCCGCACGGCAGCGCTCCGGCTCATCCAGACCGATCTCGAGCGCGGCCTATTCGATCGCGTCGAAGAGATGTGCCACAAACTCCTTGCGCTCGACGAGTTCGATGAAGAGGCACTCCGTGGATTGCTCATTGTCAGCGCCCGACGCCGGCAGACCGGCAAACTCGCCAAGATATTTTCGGATTACTCGCAAAAACTCAAGCTCGAATTCAAATCCGAACCCTCCGCGGATTTGCTCGCGCTCTATTCCGATTTGACTACCGGCGTGGCGGTGGAGTGA
- a CDS encoding PfkB family carbohydrate kinase: MSLLVVGSLALDIIETPFAARKDALGGSATFISLAASYFSPESVGVVGVVGEDFPERAWKLFRKREIDTTGIEVVPGGKTFSWHGRYHYDMNTRDTIATNLNVFADFRPVIPAKYSSPSFLVLGNIQPDLQLDVIRQLKRVPKLTLLDTMNFWITGFREGLENTLRYTNALVLNDSEARLLIDHPSLIVAGRRLQQMLAPGDIRIVVIKKGEHGALLFYNEHLFSAPAFPLEDIFDPTGAGDTFMGGFIGYLAKRESVSYEDAKRAVIYGTVLASYACSKFSTEGIEDLTMEEIVERFRLLRTLSAFDFEENA; encoded by the coding sequence ATGTCACTTTTGGTTGTCGGCTCACTCGCACTCGATATTATCGAAACACCGTTCGCGGCACGCAAGGATGCGCTCGGCGGCAGCGCCACGTTTATCTCACTCGCTGCCAGTTATTTTAGTCCCGAGAGTGTCGGCGTCGTCGGCGTCGTTGGCGAAGACTTCCCCGAGCGGGCCTGGAAGTTGTTCCGAAAGCGCGAGATCGATACGACCGGCATCGAGGTGGTCCCGGGAGGTAAGACATTTTCCTGGCATGGCCGCTACCATTACGACATGAACACTCGCGATACGATCGCGACCAACCTGAATGTCTTCGCCGATTTCAGGCCGGTAATTCCCGCCAAGTACAGTTCGCCGAGCTTTTTGGTTTTAGGTAACATCCAGCCAGACCTCCAACTCGATGTGATTCGCCAGCTCAAGCGCGTGCCAAAACTCACACTGCTGGATACGATGAACTTCTGGATCACCGGATTCCGCGAAGGGCTCGAGAACACCTTGCGATATACCAATGCGCTGGTGCTGAACGATAGCGAAGCGCGTTTGCTGATCGATCATCCAAGCCTTATCGTGGCAGGCCGAAGGTTGCAGCAGATGCTGGCGCCGGGGGACATCCGAATTGTCGTCATCAAAAAAGGTGAGCACGGCGCGCTCCTCTTTTATAACGAGCATCTTTTTTCCGCGCCGGCATTTCCACTCGAAGATATTTTCGATCCGACGGGCGCGGGCGATACGTTTATGGGTGGCTTTATCGGCTATCTGGCCAAGCGAGAATCCGTCAGCTACGAAGATGCCAAGCGAGCGGTGATTTATGGGACCGTGCTGGCAAGCTATGCGTGCTCGAAGTTCTCAACCGAAGGCATTGAAGACCTGACGATGGAAGAGATCGTCGAGCGGTTCCGCTTGTTGCGAACGCTCTCCGCGTTCGACTTCGAGGAGAATGCCTGA
- a CDS encoding homocysteine S-methyltransferase family protein, which translates to MDLSTLTRERPLVFDGATGTNLQTQDLTPDDFGGEHLAGCNEYLVRSKPSAVENVHRDYLEAGADVIETDTFGSASIVLAEYGLESLAYELSKEGAAIAKRMALQFSTKAKPRFVAGSIGPTTKLPSLGHIQFDVMRDSFYEQMAGLLDGGADLFIIETCQDLLQMKCALAAAQDLFRDKKARLPIIASVTIETMGTMLMGTEIAAALTALEPYDIISAIGMNCATGPKEMEENVRFLTQTSPKPIFIMPNAGLPENIGGHAHYHLTPEELEKYMTHFVGDLGVSIIGGCCGTTKEHIKHLSMLAERITPHARTIDWTPSASSIYSSVPMHVDPAPVIVGERCNTNGSKKFRDLLLNEDWDAAVSMAKEQIKEGSHMLDLCVAYVGRDEVRDMREVISRMNTAVTVPLVIDSTEYPVIEVALKHYAGRAIVNSINMEDGEERMAHVLPLCKKYGAAVIALTIDEDGMAKTREKKFEIAERIIDLSVNKYGMREEDLIFDTLTFTLGSGDNEFRKAGIETVEAIRMIKAAHPQCRTILGVSNISFGLNPHSRHVLNSVFLHHAIEAGLDMAIVHAAKIMPLHKIDERGRELANEIVFDARRFELLEAA; encoded by the coding sequence ATGGACCTGAGCACACTCACCCGCGAGCGCCCGCTCGTTTTCGATGGTGCCACCGGCACGAACCTGCAGACTCAAGACCTCACGCCGGACGATTTCGGCGGCGAGCATCTGGCCGGCTGCAACGAGTACCTTGTGCGCTCGAAGCCTTCGGCGGTCGAAAATGTCCATCGTGATTATCTCGAAGCTGGCGCCGACGTGATCGAGACCGATACGTTCGGCTCGGCATCCATCGTGCTCGCCGAGTACGGACTGGAGTCGCTCGCCTACGAACTCTCCAAAGAAGGCGCGGCGATTGCCAAGCGGATGGCACTTCAGTTTTCGACGAAGGCGAAGCCGCGCTTCGTCGCTGGTTCGATTGGTCCTACCACCAAGCTTCCATCGCTTGGACATATCCAGTTCGATGTAATGCGCGATTCGTTTTACGAACAGATGGCCGGCCTGCTCGATGGTGGCGCCGATCTCTTCATCATCGAGACCTGTCAGGACTTGCTCCAGATGAAGTGCGCGCTTGCTGCCGCGCAAGATCTCTTTCGCGATAAAAAGGCACGCCTGCCGATCATCGCATCGGTCACGATCGAAACGATGGGCACGATGCTCATGGGCACCGAGATCGCCGCGGCGCTGACGGCGCTCGAACCCTACGACATCATCTCGGCCATCGGCATGAACTGCGCGACCGGACCGAAAGAGATGGAGGAGAACGTGCGATTCCTTACGCAGACATCTCCCAAGCCGATCTTCATTATGCCGAATGCCGGACTGCCTGAGAACATCGGCGGGCATGCGCACTATCATCTTACGCCCGAAGAACTCGAGAAGTACATGACCCACTTCGTCGGCGATCTCGGCGTCTCGATCATCGGTGGCTGCTGCGGCACAACAAAGGAGCACATCAAGCATCTTTCGATGCTCGCTGAGCGCATCACGCCGCACGCGCGCACGATCGATTGGACGCCTTCGGCTTCCTCGATTTATTCTTCGGTGCCGATGCATGTCGATCCAGCGCCGGTCATCGTTGGCGAGCGGTGCAATACCAACGGCTCGAAGAAATTTCGCGATCTGTTGCTCAACGAAGATTGGGATGCTGCTGTCTCGATGGCCAAAGAACAGATCAAAGAAGGCTCGCACATGCTCGATCTTTGCGTCGCGTATGTCGGCCGAGATGAAGTCCGCGACATGCGCGAAGTCATCTCTCGCATGAACACTGCCGTCACCGTGCCGCTCGTCATCGATTCTACCGAGTACCCTGTCATCGAGGTGGCGCTGAAGCATTATGCGGGCCGCGCCATCGTCAACTCCATCAACATGGAGGATGGCGAAGAGCGGATGGCGCACGTCCTGCCGCTCTGCAAAAAGTACGGCGCGGCGGTCATCGCACTCACCATCGATGAAGATGGGATGGCCAAGACCCGCGAGAAGAAATTCGAAATCGCCGAGCGCATTATCGATCTCTCGGTCAATAAATACGGCATGCGCGAAGAAGATCTCATATTCGACACGCTCACCTTTACGCTTGGCTCGGGCGATAACGAATTCCGCAAAGCCGGAATTGAAACCGTCGAAGCCATCCGCATGATCAAAGCCGCGCATCCGCAGTGCCGGACGATCCTCGGTGTCTCGAATATCTCGTTCGGACTCAACCCGCACTCGCGCCACGTCCTGAACTCCGTCTTCCTGCACCATGCGATCGAAGCAGGACTCGACATGGCGATCGTCCACGCGGCGAAGATCATGCCGCTGCACAAGATAGACGAGCGCGGACGCGAACTGGCCAACGAGATCGTCTTCGATGCACGCCGCTTCGAACTCCTGGAAGCGGCGTAA
- a CDS encoding SDR family NAD(P)-dependent oxidoreductase — MHALITGASRGIGLAIAERLATQHGAQLSLCARSEPDLLAARNGIESRTSSKVFTAVCDVTSERDIARLAEDAQKAFGPIDLLVNNAGIGIFRPVQEMTSVEFDQVLAINLRGVFLMTQAVLPQMKQHKSGTIVTIGSLASKNGFAGGAAYCASKFGVRGLMQSLFLEVRAFDIRVMTIFPGTVETEFFHSNEPSKITRPLQAEDIAEAVAAVIHLPPRATISELDIRPTNPK; from the coding sequence ATGCATGCACTCATCACCGGAGCTTCTCGCGGCATTGGTCTTGCCATTGCCGAGCGGCTCGCCACGCAACACGGAGCACAGCTTTCGCTGTGTGCTCGAAGCGAACCGGACTTGTTGGCCGCTCGCAACGGGATTGAGTCCAGAACATCGTCGAAGGTATTCACCGCCGTCTGCGATGTCACGAGCGAACGCGATATCGCGCGATTAGCCGAAGACGCTCAGAAAGCATTCGGCCCTATCGACTTACTCGTTAATAATGCGGGCATCGGTATCTTCCGCCCTGTCCAGGAGATGACCTCCGTCGAGTTCGATCAGGTCCTTGCCATTAACCTGCGGGGCGTATTCCTGATGACGCAAGCGGTGCTCCCGCAGATGAAGCAGCACAAGAGTGGTACGATCGTCACCATCGGATCGCTGGCCAGCAAGAACGGATTCGCGGGCGGAGCAGCATATTGTGCTTCGAAGTTCGGCGTGCGTGGCCTCATGCAATCGCTCTTTCTCGAAGTGCGAGCCTTCGACATTCGTGTGATGACAATCTTCCCAGGCACTGTCGAAACCGAGTTTTTCCACTCGAACGAACCTTCGAAGATTACGCGGCCCCTGCAGGCTGAAGACATTGCGGAAGCTGTTGCCGCTGTGATTCATCTGCCGCCGCGTGCAACCATCTCCGAACTCGACATTCGGCCGACGAATCCGAAATGA